A single genomic interval of Paenibacillus macerans harbors:
- the pcrA gene encoding DNA helicase PcrA produces MQPVNIQEAVNRLNPQQKQAVEATEGPLLIMAGAGSGKTRVLTHRIAYLIATRKAPPWAILAITFTNKAAREMQDRVSLLVGGAEGRDIWVSTFHSMCVRILRRDIERIGFNSNFSILDSTDQLSVIRNCMKELNIDTKKFEPKAVQAMISTAKNELITPQQYEQKVGDYFEGIVAKVYVMYQKRLRSNNSLDFDDLIMKTIELFKETPEVLDFYQKKFQYIHVDEYQDTNRAQYMLCRLLADKHHRICVVGDSDQSIYRWRGADISNILNFEKDYPEAKTIMLEQNYRSTSTILDAANAVIGQNTGRKPKNLWTDKGEGDKIKVYRADSEHDEGYFVTSEIHNSVKNGRSYRDHAILYRTNAQSRVIEEILIKSDIPYQIVGGIKFYDRKEIKDLLAYLRLLSNPDDDISLTRVINVPKRGIGDTTVAKLADAAAERGTSIYRVLETVDDLGLAGRTRNALVEFYDMIAALHQMVDYLSVTELTEKLLEMTHYRLELQNENTIESRSRLENIDEFLSVTMEFENNNEDKSLVAFLTDLALIADIDSMNDNGDADKPADDAVVLMTMHSAKGLEFPVVFIIGMEEGVFPHSRAFLDNEELEEERRLAYVGITRAEERLFLSCAQMRTLFGRTTANPPSRFLDEIPEELKEDGGGAPRDRYRRGPGVGGAYSGRGFGNAGGGNFGRPADGGGLGSRSAAAPGGPAGRSNVIPLLGRDNVTVTTGAPGAAAAKAANPGDFSAGDKVSHAKWGVGTVVSIKGSGNDTELQIAFPAPVGVKRLLAGFAPITKVTDGE; encoded by the coding sequence ATGCAACCTGTTAACATACAAGAGGCGGTCAACCGCCTGAACCCGCAGCAAAAGCAAGCGGTGGAGGCGACGGAAGGGCCGCTGCTCATCATGGCCGGCGCGGGCAGCGGCAAGACGCGCGTGCTGACGCACCGCATCGCTTATCTCATCGCCACCCGGAAAGCGCCGCCTTGGGCGATTTTGGCGATTACGTTTACGAACAAAGCCGCCCGCGAAATGCAGGACCGGGTATCCCTGCTTGTCGGCGGCGCGGAAGGACGGGACATTTGGGTGTCCACGTTCCACTCCATGTGCGTGCGTATTTTGCGGCGGGACATCGAGCGGATCGGCTTCAACTCCAACTTCAGCATTCTCGATTCGACGGACCAGCTATCGGTAATCCGGAACTGCATGAAAGAGCTGAACATCGACACGAAGAAATTCGAGCCCAAGGCGGTTCAGGCGATGATCAGCACGGCCAAAAACGAACTGATCACGCCGCAGCAGTACGAACAGAAAGTCGGGGATTATTTTGAAGGCATCGTCGCCAAAGTGTACGTCATGTACCAAAAACGGTTGCGCAGCAACAACTCGCTCGATTTCGACGACCTGATCATGAAGACGATCGAGCTGTTTAAGGAAACGCCGGAAGTGCTTGATTTTTACCAGAAAAAATTCCAATATATCCACGTTGACGAATATCAGGACACCAACCGCGCGCAGTACATGCTGTGCCGGCTGCTGGCCGACAAACACCATCGCATCTGCGTGGTCGGCGACAGCGACCAGTCGATCTACCGCTGGCGCGGGGCGGATATCAGCAACATCCTGAATTTTGAAAAAGACTACCCCGAAGCCAAAACGATTATGCTCGAGCAAAACTACCGTTCCACTTCGACGATCCTGGACGCCGCCAACGCGGTGATCGGTCAAAACACGGGGCGCAAGCCGAAAAACCTGTGGACCGATAAAGGCGAAGGCGACAAGATTAAGGTTTACCGCGCCGATTCGGAGCATGATGAAGGGTATTTTGTTACCTCCGAAATTCATAATAGTGTGAAAAATGGCCGCAGCTACCGCGATCACGCGATTTTGTACCGGACCAACGCGCAGTCGCGGGTGATCGAGGAAATTTTGATCAAGTCGGACATCCCTTATCAAATCGTCGGCGGCATCAAGTTCTACGACCGCAAGGAAATCAAGGACCTGCTCGCTTATTTGCGGCTGTTGTCCAACCCGGACGACGACATCAGCCTGACGCGGGTGATCAATGTGCCGAAGCGGGGCATCGGCGACACGACGGTGGCCAAGCTGGCGGACGCCGCCGCAGAGCGCGGAACATCGATCTACAGGGTGCTGGAAACGGTGGACGACCTCGGGCTGGCGGGACGCACGCGCAACGCGTTGGTGGAGTTTTACGACATGATTGCCGCCTTGCATCAGATGGTTGATTACCTGTCGGTTACCGAACTCACGGAAAAATTGCTGGAAATGACCCATTACCGGCTTGAACTGCAAAACGAAAACACGATCGAATCGCGGTCCCGCCTTGAAAATATCGATGAGTTCCTGTCGGTGACGATGGAATTCGAGAACAACAACGAGGACAAGTCGCTCGTCGCGTTCCTGACCGATCTGGCCCTGATCGCCGATATCGACAGCATGAACGACAACGGCGACGCCGACAAGCCGGCCGACGACGCCGTCGTGCTGATGACGATGCACAGTGCCAAAGGCCTGGAGTTCCCGGTCGTGTTCATCATCGGCATGGAAGAAGGCGTGTTCCCGCACAGCCGCGCGTTCCTCGACAACGAGGAACTGGAGGAGGAGCGCCGCCTGGCGTACGTGGGCATCACGCGCGCCGAGGAGCGGCTGTTCCTCTCGTGCGCGCAGATGCGCACGCTGTTCGGGCGCACGACGGCCAACCCGCCGTCCCGGTTCCTCGATGAAATCCCCGAGGAACTGAAGGAGGACGGCGGGGGCGCGCCGCGCGACCGCTACCGCCGCGGGCCGGGCGTCGGCGGCGCCTACAGCGGCCGCGGCTTCGGCAACGCCGGCGGCGGGAACTTCGGCCGCCCTGCCGACGGCGGCGGCCTGGGTTCGCGGTCCGCGGCAGCGCCGGGCGGACCGGCCGGGCGCAGTAACGTAATCCCTCTGCTGGGGCGGGATAACGTTACCGTGACCACCGGCGCGCCGGGAGCCGCGGCGGCCAAGGCGGCGAACCCCGGCGACTTCAGCGCCGGGGACAAGGTCTCCCATGCCAAGTGGGGCGTTGGCACGGTCGTCTCGATCAAAGGCTCCGGCAACGATACGGAGCTGCAGATCGCTTTTCCGGCGCCGGTCGGCGTGAAACGCCTGCTCGCCGGATTCGCCCCGATCACCAAGGTCACCGACGGCGAGTGA
- a CDS encoding PadR family transcriptional regulator — MSLQIYILGLLHKGDYHPYDVKKRILQGTNNAVNVTDGNLYYNFEALLKKEFIQKSQIIQAENRPDKITYSITPKGREAFKEEIYKSFKNAKSIRTLLPVLPFLEYVDAKKLFFYVEDVLERLNKRAKEFEEKGLATEIDPVNPDYKMLIGEVVTESIKLEIQMFNKLLLVLKTRLSSPTL; from the coding sequence TTGTCACTGCAAATATATATCCTCGGTCTGTTGCATAAAGGAGACTATCATCCCTATGATGTCAAGAAAAGAATTTTACAAGGCACGAATAATGCGGTCAATGTTACAGATGGTAATCTATATTACAATTTTGAGGCGCTGCTTAAAAAGGAGTTCATTCAAAAATCCCAAATTATCCAAGCGGAGAACCGTCCTGACAAAATAACCTACAGCATTACCCCAAAGGGCCGGGAAGCCTTTAAAGAAGAGATTTACAAAAGCTTTAAAAACGCCAAGTCCATCAGAACATTACTTCCAGTATTGCCGTTTTTAGAGTATGTTGACGCTAAAAAGCTGTTTTTTTACGTGGAGGACGTCCTGGAACGGCTTAACAAAAGAGCGAAGGAATTTGAAGAAAAAGGGCTGGCAACGGAGATTGATCCGGTTAATCCGGACTATAAAATGCTCATCGGTGAAGTGGTCACGGAAAGCATAAAGCTGGAAATCCAGATGTTTAATAAGCTTTTGCTTGTTTTAAAAACTCGCCTTTCTTCCCCCACGTTGTAA
- a CDS encoding heptaprenylglyceryl phosphate synthase yields the protein MIASWRHVFKLDPDRPLDDRALEAVCLSGTDAIMVGGSSGVTYDNTVDLLSRVRRYEVSCVLEVSDLEAVVPGFDLYMIPIVLNAGHPDWLIGQHVRAIEKYSYMIPWEQLIPEGYIVLNPEATVAKVTAANAGLDAAQAGAYAQFADKLLGLPIVYAEYSGQLGDLELVPAMRRTLERSRLFYGGGITDAESARRAAAVCDTVVVGNAVYTDLEQALETVAAVKGTR from the coding sequence ATGATAGCATCCTGGCGGCACGTATTTAAGCTGGATCCGGACCGCCCGCTGGATGACCGGGCCTTGGAGGCCGTGTGCCTGTCCGGGACCGACGCGATTATGGTCGGCGGGTCGAGCGGCGTAACGTATGACAATACCGTCGATTTGCTCTCGCGCGTGCGCCGGTATGAAGTATCCTGCGTGCTGGAAGTGTCCGATCTGGAAGCCGTCGTGCCGGGCTTCGATCTGTACATGATCCCGATCGTGCTGAATGCCGGTCATCCGGACTGGCTTATCGGCCAGCATGTCCGGGCGATCGAGAAGTACAGCTATATGATCCCATGGGAGCAGTTGATCCCGGAAGGATACATCGTGCTGAACCCGGAGGCGACCGTAGCCAAGGTTACCGCAGCGAACGCCGGGCTCGACGCCGCCCAGGCCGGCGCTTACGCCCAGTTCGCCGACAAGTTGCTTGGGCTGCCAATCGTGTATGCGGAGTACAGCGGCCAACTGGGCGATCTGGAGCTGGTGCCGGCGATGCGCCGGACGCTGGAGCGCTCCCGCCTGTTCTACGGAGGCGGCATCACCGATGCCGAGTCGGCCCGACGGGCGGCGGCGGTATGCGATACCGTCGTTGTCGGCAACGCGGTATACACCGACCTGGAGCAGGCGCTGGAAACCGTGGCGGCCGTCAAGGGAACGCGATAA
- a CDS encoding HlyD family secretion protein produces MSKKKIYLILVALVVISGGALGCYYWYQGAHYVKSDDARIAADQYRVMPQITAKLDQIYVEEGDTLKKDEMIAVQDVSGLDSSSISKAVLRAPIDGTVIKLYSHEQEIASPSTAVAVMVDMSSLYVSTNIEETDIGRIKPGEVVDVTLDAAGGQVIQGKVSNVGQATNSVFSAIPATNTSGNFNKVTQRIPVKIALNIPEGMELIPGTNVEVRIHTP; encoded by the coding sequence GTGAGTAAGAAAAAAATTTATTTAATTCTAGTTGCCTTGGTTGTAATAAGCGGCGGGGCGTTAGGCTGCTACTACTGGTACCAAGGCGCTCATTATGTGAAAAGCGATGATGCGCGTATAGCTGCCGATCAGTATCGAGTGATGCCGCAAATCACCGCCAAGCTGGATCAGATTTATGTTGAAGAAGGCGATACGCTCAAGAAGGATGAGATGATTGCCGTCCAGGATGTATCCGGCCTGGACTCCAGTTCCATCAGCAAAGCTGTGCTGCGTGCCCCCATTGACGGTACGGTGATTAAACTTTACTCCCATGAACAAGAGATCGCGTCGCCCAGCACCGCGGTAGCGGTAATGGTGGATATGAGCAGCCTGTATGTTTCAACCAACATCGAAGAGACCGACATTGGCCGGATCAAGCCGGGGGAAGTCGTCGATGTCACTCTGGACGCTGCGGGGGGCCAGGTCATTCAGGGGAAGGTGAGCAATGTCGGGCAGGCTACCAACTCCGTATTTTCAGCAATTCCAGCAACGAATACGAGCGGCAACTTCAATAAGGTTACGCAGCGCATTCCGGTGAAAATTGCCTTGAATATTCCGGAGGGAATGGAGCTGATCCCAGGAACAAACGTTGAAGTCAGAATTCATACTCCATAG
- the ligA gene encoding NAD-dependent DNA ligase LigA encodes MDVMQKMKQLVEQLNKYNYHYYTLDEPLISDKEYDQLYDELTALEAETGVTLPDSPTMRVGGELLQGFKPHRHLSPLWSLDKAQNEEQLQNWNNRAIKLIADYNTKNPENPLPEPTYVVELKFDGLTLNLTYTDGNLVQAATRGNGVVGEGILAQVKTIKSVPLTIPYREGTIEVQGEGIMNLSVLAKYNETAAEPLKNARNAAAGALRNLNPRVTAERKLSAFFYNVGYSDQVRFRDHREMMEFLKENRFKVNPFVTYHSSFDEVVRELERIVERRASLDYLIDGAVVKITDMRTREILGYTDKFPRWAVAFKFEAEETTTVLESVSWNVGRTGKITPLAKVEPVELAGVTVQNCTLNNVGDIERKNLKFALGTRVFIRRSNDVIPEILGKVTDEQDGGEIVFPTVCPACGTSLEQRGAHLFCNNRLGCKPQIVARITHFASRDAMDIETFSEKTAEQLHDELNVHEPADLYTLKFDDLIKLDRFGEKKANNLLEAIEQSKGRDLASFLFALGIPNTGKSTTKVLADHYGSLSAVMSATVEDLITLPDIGGIVAESIVSFFADPFQQAAIQKMLDQGVAPKAPDKPAAPVTDSFFSGKTVVLTGTLHQLGRDEATARLEALGAKVTGSVSKKTDLVIAGEKAGSKLAKAQELGIPVIEDEDEFIRLLNESNG; translated from the coding sequence ATGGATGTTATGCAAAAAATGAAGCAGCTCGTAGAGCAATTGAACAAGTACAACTATCATTACTACACCCTGGATGAGCCGTTGATCAGTGACAAGGAGTACGATCAACTGTACGACGAATTGACCGCTTTGGAGGCGGAGACGGGCGTGACCTTGCCGGACTCGCCGACGATGCGGGTGGGCGGCGAGCTGCTGCAGGGATTCAAGCCTCACCGGCATTTGTCGCCTTTATGGAGCCTGGATAAGGCCCAAAACGAGGAGCAACTGCAAAACTGGAACAACCGGGCAATCAAGCTGATCGCGGATTATAACACCAAAAATCCCGAAAATCCGCTCCCAGAGCCGACGTATGTCGTCGAGCTGAAGTTCGATGGACTGACGCTGAACTTGACTTATACGGACGGCAACCTGGTGCAGGCGGCGACCCGGGGGAACGGCGTTGTGGGCGAAGGCATTTTGGCCCAGGTGAAAACGATCAAGTCCGTGCCGCTGACCATCCCGTACCGTGAGGGCACGATCGAAGTGCAGGGCGAAGGCATCATGAATTTGTCCGTACTGGCCAAATACAACGAAACGGCCGCCGAACCGCTCAAAAACGCCCGCAACGCCGCGGCCGGCGCCCTGCGCAACCTGAATCCGCGCGTCACGGCGGAGCGGAAGCTGAGCGCTTTTTTCTACAACGTGGGGTATTCCGATCAAGTCCGGTTCCGGGACCATCGCGAGATGATGGAGTTTCTCAAAGAGAACCGTTTTAAAGTCAATCCGTTCGTGACCTACCACAGCAGCTTCGATGAGGTGGTGCGCGAGCTGGAGCGGATCGTGGAGCGCCGCGCTTCGCTCGATTACTTGATCGACGGAGCCGTCGTCAAAATTACCGATATGCGCACCCGCGAGATTCTCGGCTACACGGATAAATTCCCGCGCTGGGCGGTGGCGTTCAAATTTGAGGCGGAAGAAACGACCACAGTGTTGGAGTCCGTGTCCTGGAACGTCGGGCGCACCGGTAAAATCACGCCCCTGGCCAAGGTCGAGCCGGTGGAGTTGGCCGGCGTCACCGTGCAGAACTGCACGCTTAACAACGTTGGCGACATCGAGCGGAAAAACCTGAAGTTTGCGCTTGGCACCCGCGTCTTCATCCGCCGTTCCAACGACGTCATCCCGGAAATTCTCGGCAAAGTGACGGATGAGCAGGACGGCGGGGAGATCGTCTTTCCGACCGTGTGCCCGGCATGCGGCACGTCGCTGGAGCAGCGCGGCGCCCATCTGTTCTGCAACAACCGGCTGGGCTGCAAACCGCAGATCGTCGCCCGCATTACGCATTTCGCGTCGCGCGATGCGATGGACATCGAGACGTTCAGCGAAAAAACCGCCGAGCAGCTGCATGACGAGCTGAACGTTCATGAACCGGCCGACCTGTACACGCTGAAATTCGATGATCTGATCAAGCTCGACCGCTTCGGCGAAAAGAAAGCCAACAACCTGCTGGAGGCGATTGAGCAGAGCAAAGGCCGCGACCTTGCTTCCTTCCTGTTTGCGCTGGGCATTCCGAACACCGGTAAATCGACCACCAAAGTGCTTGCCGACCATTACGGCAGTTTGTCCGCGGTGATGTCGGCAACGGTGGAGGACTTAATCACCCTGCCGGACATCGGCGGCATCGTGGCCGAAAGCATCGTCTCGTTTTTCGCCGATCCGTTCCAGCAGGCGGCCATTCAGAAGATGCTGGATCAGGGCGTCGCACCGAAGGCGCCGGACAAACCGGCGGCCCCGGTGACGGATTCCTTCTTCTCCGGCAAAACCGTCGTCCTGACCGGTACGCTGCACCAGCTCGGCCGCGATGAGGCGACCGCCCGGCTGGAGGCGCTTGGCGCCAAAGTGACCGGCAGCGTGTCGAAGAAAACCGACCTCGTCATCGCCGGGGAGAAAGCCGGCAGCAAGCTGGCCAAAGCCCAGGAGCTCGGCATACCCGTGATCGAAGACGAAGATGAATTTATCCGGCTGTTAAACGAAAGCAACGGATAG
- a CDS encoding efflux RND transporter periplasmic adaptor subunit, with amino-acid sequence MKEWKATTAVLLLGIGILSGCSQASQAAQEISINVKVSQAQKGVIGEGEIYTGKITSSETVNITPKISGKVAAVNVDVGSKVKKGQVLFKLEDDDLLNKLKIAKSDVAAAQAAIASAEDSHESGMVSANSGVVSSRNSIISAKSAITQAQGGINQAQAAVDQAQTGLKQARTAVSTAKNTVKQTQEALENAKKNLSRTESLYASSLASQMQLEEAQAAQVSAQAAYDNAVNAKSNAEEQLAAAERSLATAQKALTTAKDAYENAKNSYENANNGYKNAQRQLEVAQSTAGVDASRQKLEQARLNVEIAQNSLDNAVITSPIAGIVRSKNIEVGEIASAASPALVIHNLDSVNLEIYVPAERINDINAGDPVQVRVAASGILTTGKVKSIGTDDANGNGFPVKIAVANPDGKLKSGMLADVSFVDANAKEGIIIPAKAIEKDGDQSYVYIAVDGHALRKDITVGEESDTQALVANGLENGEQIIINNHALLSDHAAITVSQP; translated from the coding sequence ATGAAAGAGTGGAAAGCGACTACTGCTGTATTGCTGCTTGGAATCGGTATTTTATCCGGTTGTTCGCAAGCCAGCCAGGCCGCTCAGGAGATAAGCATAAATGTAAAGGTCAGCCAGGCGCAAAAAGGAGTAATTGGAGAAGGGGAGATATACACGGGGAAAATCACCTCATCTGAAACGGTGAATATTACTCCTAAAATTTCCGGCAAGGTGGCTGCCGTAAACGTCGACGTCGGGAGCAAGGTGAAAAAGGGACAGGTGTTGTTCAAACTTGAAGACGATGATCTTCTGAACAAATTAAAAATCGCCAAGTCCGATGTGGCGGCAGCGCAGGCAGCCATTGCCTCCGCGGAGGATTCGCATGAATCCGGTATGGTGTCTGCGAACTCAGGCGTAGTTAGCTCGCGGAACAGCATCATCTCCGCCAAAAGCGCAATTACGCAGGCACAGGGTGGGATCAATCAGGCACAGGCGGCCGTTGACCAGGCTCAAACCGGATTGAAGCAGGCCCGGACAGCCGTCTCTACTGCCAAGAATACGGTAAAGCAGACGCAGGAGGCGCTGGAGAATGCTAAAAAGAACCTGTCCCGCACTGAGTCTCTTTACGCCAGCTCGCTGGCGTCACAAATGCAATTGGAAGAAGCACAGGCTGCTCAAGTTAGCGCTCAAGCGGCCTATGATAATGCGGTAAATGCGAAATCCAACGCTGAAGAACAGCTGGCTGCCGCTGAAAGATCATTAGCCACTGCCCAAAAAGCGTTGACCACGGCCAAGGATGCCTACGAAAATGCTAAAAACAGCTATGAAAATGCCAATAACGGCTACAAAAATGCCCAGCGTCAGTTGGAAGTGGCACAGAGCACAGCAGGGGTTGATGCTAGCAGGCAAAAGCTGGAGCAAGCACGGCTTAACGTTGAAATCGCCCAAAATTCGTTGGATAATGCGGTCATCACTTCGCCTATAGCCGGGATTGTCAGAAGCAAAAATATTGAAGTCGGTGAGATAGCTTCCGCCGCATCTCCGGCACTTGTGATCCATAATCTAGATAGCGTTAATCTGGAGATTTACGTGCCTGCCGAACGGATTAATGATATTAATGCGGGTGATCCTGTGCAGGTTCGCGTAGCCGCTTCAGGCATATTGACAACAGGCAAGGTCAAAAGCATAGGAACGGATGATGCCAATGGCAACGGCTTTCCGGTGAAGATAGCCGTTGCCAATCCGGACGGCAAACTGAAATCCGGGATGCTGGCCGATGTAAGTTTTGTGGATGCAAATGCTAAAGAAGGAATTATTATTCCGGCGAAGGCGATTGAGAAAGACGGCGACCAGTCTTATGTATACATCGCTGTTGATGGCCATGCTTTACGCAAGGATATTACCGTAGGAGAAGAATCGGATACGCAAGCCTTGGTTGCCAACGGCCTGGAAAATGGGGAGCAAATTATAATAAACAACCATGCGCTTCTTTCTGATCATGCGGCTATTACCGTTTCGCAGCCTTAA
- a CDS encoding radical SAM/SPASM domain-containing protein gives MNFDASQWKASRFNAQSETDDGGLMLYNSYTGAIASFSSAERNDVLEWLAPAAPVPEPAPPLVDGLIEQGFLVRSDVDEMRRAMFLHHSMHAQDAMHLVLLVTEACNFRCTYCYESFPRASMREEVIRGLEAYMAERAKTLKQLTVSWHGGEPLLVPHIIERLSNSFIEACGQNGAAYGAEMSTNGYYLTRDRLEQMLDLHVRRFMVTLDGEGETHDSRRGLNGGGGTYRTIVDNLLSLKQVDRPFEINLRVNFDNGNLGAVSRFIPVLRELFADDPRFKVYFRPVGCMGGENDLNLPVCDERTKDRAIWELNEQAIAEGLQVSSFISDILLPTGAVCYAAKPNSLIAGSDGMLYKCSVALGQDNNRLGRIHEDGTLDLDYDKLALWTTSGEETDEKCRACFFRPACQGNHCPLYRMRTGNRPCSYEKRQIKKTLRTIWMAARRDEEVIL, from the coding sequence ATGAATTTTGACGCGTCACAGTGGAAGGCTTCGCGCTTTAATGCGCAAAGCGAGACGGATGACGGCGGCCTGATGCTGTACAACAGCTATACCGGGGCGATCGCTTCCTTCTCGTCGGCGGAACGGAATGATGTTTTGGAGTGGCTGGCACCGGCCGCCCCTGTTCCCGAGCCGGCGCCTCCGCTGGTTGACGGGTTGATAGAGCAAGGATTCCTCGTCCGTTCGGACGTGGATGAAATGCGGCGCGCCATGTTTTTGCACCACTCCATGCATGCTCAAGACGCTATGCATTTGGTGCTGCTTGTGACGGAAGCCTGCAACTTTCGCTGCACTTATTGTTATGAATCGTTTCCGCGCGCTTCGATGCGCGAGGAGGTGATCCGCGGTCTGGAAGCTTATATGGCCGAGCGGGCCAAGACGTTGAAGCAGCTTACCGTAAGCTGGCATGGCGGCGAGCCTTTGCTGGTCCCCCACATCATCGAACGGTTGTCCAATTCCTTTATCGAAGCTTGCGGCCAAAACGGCGCCGCCTACGGCGCGGAGATGTCGACGAACGGCTATTACCTGACCAGGGACCGCCTCGAACAAATGCTGGATCTGCATGTCCGGCGCTTTATGGTCACGCTGGACGGGGAAGGGGAAACACATGATTCCCGGAGAGGACTGAACGGAGGCGGAGGAACGTACCGGACGATCGTGGATAATTTGCTGTCCTTGAAGCAGGTCGACCGCCCGTTTGAAATTAATCTGCGCGTCAATTTCGACAACGGCAACCTGGGGGCCGTATCGCGGTTTATTCCCGTACTCCGGGAGTTGTTTGCCGATGATCCGCGGTTTAAAGTATATTTCCGTCCCGTCGGATGTATGGGCGGTGAAAATGATCTGAACCTCCCGGTATGTGACGAGCGGACAAAGGATCGCGCAATTTGGGAGTTGAACGAGCAGGCGATTGCCGAAGGGCTGCAGGTTAGCTCCTTCATTTCGGATATTTTGCTGCCGACCGGCGCGGTTTGTTATGCGGCCAAGCCGAATTCCCTGATCGCCGGCTCCGATGGCATGCTGTATAAATGCTCCGTCGCGTTGGGGCAGGACAACAACCGGCTGGGCCGGATTCATGAGGATGGGACGCTGGACCTGGATTACGACAAGCTGGCGCTCTGGACGACATCCGGCGAAGAAACGGATGAGAAATGCCGGGCCTGCTTCTTCCGGCCCGCGTGCCAGGGCAATCATTGCCCGCTGTACCGTATGCGGACGGGGAATCGCCCTTGCTCCTACGAGAAGCGGCAAATCAAGAAGACGCTGCGGACGATTTGGATGGCGGCCCGGCGGGATGAGGAGGTGATACTATGA
- a CDS encoding DHA2 family efflux MFS transporter permease subunit, whose translation MDSNPITAAPPADSSSKERWLAFFAIVVGAFVAVLNNSLINVAIPQLTTDLGSTASRIQWVITGYTLAQGIIVPITGFMEQRVGYKKFLLGALSVFTIGTALCIFAWNDLSLIAARIIAGLGGGVIMPLSMTIVYKIIPREQIGMAIGIWGISSMAAPAIGPTLSGYLIEWFNWRFLFIACVPFALFAILMVVLLIKEPPKGAPIKFDVPGFLLAATCAGTLLYALSSGPSDGWGSFKIVSLLFIAFWSLVFLIFVEKGKDNAVIDISLFKNHKFTVSVITSSFVMMGMYGGTFLTPLFLQNIQSVSPVETGIILLPQAIGMALMMPIAGKLLDKIGILPIGLAGLTLTSLMTYHLHLLTPQTSHLWFEGVTALRGIGIGLCMMPLSTVGMNAVENNKVGKASAASNLIRTLAGSMAIAVFTFLMQNRTALHTQHIAESVTAEGAQILQSTLGSSWASTVSGLISLDAYSRGIADTFLLSSIPLFCSIPLIFLFATGRKRKAAKDAAAEIQA comes from the coding sequence ATGGATTCAAATCCGATAACCGCTGCTCCTCCCGCTGATTCATCATCCAAAGAACGTTGGCTGGCTTTCTTTGCCATTGTCGTGGGAGCTTTTGTAGCCGTTTTGAACAACAGTTTGATTAACGTGGCGATTCCGCAATTGACTACGGATTTAGGGTCGACCGCCTCGCGGATTCAGTGGGTAATTACCGGCTATACACTGGCTCAAGGAATTATCGTTCCGATCACGGGGTTTATGGAGCAGCGGGTTGGCTATAAGAAGTTTTTGCTCGGCGCTCTCTCCGTATTTACGATAGGTACGGCCTTGTGCATATTTGCCTGGAATGACCTGTCGTTGATTGCCGCCCGCATTATTGCCGGCCTTGGCGGCGGAGTTATCATGCCGCTGAGCATGACGATTGTGTATAAAATTATACCGCGCGAACAAATTGGAATGGCGATCGGGATCTGGGGAATTTCCTCCATGGCCGCGCCTGCCATCGGTCCGACACTAAGCGGTTATTTGATTGAATGGTTCAACTGGAGATTTCTGTTTATTGCTTGCGTTCCGTTTGCCTTATTCGCCATTCTGATGGTTGTCCTATTGATCAAGGAACCGCCAAAAGGTGCGCCCATCAAGTTTGACGTTCCAGGGTTTTTATTAGCCGCGACCTGTGCGGGCACATTGCTTTACGCGCTTTCCAGCGGGCCGTCCGACGGCTGGGGATCCTTTAAAATTGTTTCGCTGCTTTTTATCGCTTTCTGGTCGCTGGTGTTTCTCATTTTTGTCGAGAAGGGCAAGGATAATGCAGTTATCGATATTTCACTGTTTAAAAATCATAAGTTTACCGTTAGTGTAATTACCTCCAGTTTTGTCATGATGGGGATGTATGGAGGCACCTTTTTGACGCCGTTATTTTTGCAAAATATTCAGTCGGTATCTCCTGTCGAAACAGGAATTATTTTACTCCCGCAGGCTATAGGCATGGCTCTCATGATGCCGATCGCGGGCAAGCTGTTAGACAAGATAGGCATCTTGCCGATCGGACTCGCGGGGCTGACTTTAACCAGTCTGATGACCTACCACCTTCACTTGTTGACGCCACAGACATCGCACTTGTGGTTTGAGGGTGTGACCGCACTGCGCGGAATAGGAATCGGACTATGCATGATGCCTTTGTCCACAGTCGGGATGAACGCCGTGGAGAACAATAAGGTGGGCAAAGCCTCGGCCGCGTCCAACCTGATAAGAACGCTCGCCGGCTCCATGGCCATTGCAGTTTTCACCTTCCTCATGCAGAACCGTACGGCTCTGCATACGCAGCATATTGCCGAATCCGTAACCGCGGAAGGCGCGCAAATCTTACAATCGACGCTTGGGAGCTCGTGGGCTTCTACGGTATCCGGATTAATTTCGCTGGACGCCTATTCCCGGGGGATTGCGGATACATTTCTGTTATCATCCATACCATTATTTTGTTCGATACCGCTGATTTTCCTGTTTGCCACCGGAAGAAAACGAAAAGCAGCCAAAGACGCGGCTGCGGAAATTCAAGCATAA